The Akkermansia muciniphila genome includes the window CTGCCCCCCACGCTGGAGATTAAGGGGGACCCCGAATTGAAGGTGTACGGCACCGTGGACATGGGCAGGGGCTGGAAGGGGCCGCTCCGGGTGGACCGCCTGCAGGTGGAAGCCGCCGTGACGGACATATCCTACCAGGGGGTGGAGTTCGCGACCGCCTCCGCCAGGGGGGAACTGATCGGCCGCTCCATCAACGTCACCGGGCTGGACCTGGCGAGGGAGGACGGCCATGTGAAGCTGGAAGGCAGTTACCTCGGGACAGACCTTGTTTTTACGCTGGAATCAGACTTGAAGCCTGAGCTGCTGGTCGCCCTGGGCGGGAACCTGGTGCCGGTGCCGGAGAAGCTGAAGCTGCCGGAAAAAGCGGTCCTGAGGGTGCACGGCAGGCTGGACATGCCGGAAGGAAAGCCCGTGGAACCTACGCTGGTCCGTGCGCGCATCAGTGCGGAGAACCTGGCGTGGAATAAAATTCCCGTCAAGACGGCGAACGTGGAGGTGGAATACCGACCCAACCAGCTCTTTGTGCAGAATTGCCGGATAGAGTTGGAGAAGGGCGTTTTTGAATTGTTCGCCAATGGCTTTCTGGACGGCCAGATGTTCGTGATGGGACAGTCCACGGTTCCTCTGGAAACCATTGACCATCTGCTGGGCATGAAGGATGATGACTTTTTCATGAGCCGCTTCGTGTTTCGCAAGGATTCCGGCCTGGAGCTTTCCTTCCAGGGAACGCTGGGGCTGTACAATCTGGAAAAGGCGTACGACATCCAGGCCACGGTTTCCGCCACGAATACCCGGTACAAGGGCGTGGACCTGAAATCCGCCCGGGCGGATGCCCACCTGGTGACGGACCAGCTGGTGCTGACCAACGTGACGACGGTGGTTTCCAACGGGGGGTACCTGTCTTCCGCCGGCCTGTCCGGCGGCCCCTCCGAATGCACGCTCAAGGCCAAGAGCATAGATTTCCGCTTCGTGCAGGATACGGTGGAAGTGCTGGGCATGGAAGGGCAGGCCTACCCCGGCTATACCATGCGCATGTTTTCCGACAGCGCCGCGGAGGTGCTGAAGGAGTTTGTCTTTACGCGTCCCGTGACGCTTTCCGGCGGCGGCATGTTCCCCATGGGGGATGACATGAAGCTGATGAAGGGGCGCATCCGTTTTGACGCCTCCGCTGGGCGCGTCCGCTATCCCCTCCTGGGAACCACGCTGGACCTGGGGAGGGCCACGGGGGAAATACTGATTTCCCCGGAATGGGTGGTTGTGGACAAACTGAAAGGAACCATCTGGGACGGTTCCTTTACGGGCCGCGTGCTGGCGCAGATTGACAAGGGGGACGCCCTGAACGGCTCCTTTGTGCTCCAGGACATGAACCTGACCTCCATCGGGAGGTCTTATGGAGAAAAAATGGAGAAAGCCACTGTGCACGGAGCCATTGAATTTTCATCCCAGGGAGGGAACATGAACTCCATCCAGGCGAAGGGGGAAGCTGCGCTGGTGCACGGTGACCTGGTGGAAATCCCCCTGTTCGGCTTTTTGGGAGAGGCCCTCTCCAACTACATTCCGGGGCTGGGCCATCTGATCAATTACAAGATCACCAGGGCGGACTGTGATTTCTCCATAGAAAAGGGCTACATCCGCACCAGTAATTTCGTGGCCAGGGGGAGCAACATGTCCCTGGAGGGGGGGGGCTGGATACGCCTTGCCGATTTACAGGTCAATTCGGATTTCAAGCTCAGGCTTCGCGGCCTGCCGGGGCTGATCACCTCCCCCGTCTTCCTGCTGGCCGGGGGATTGTTCCAGGTGCGCGGCACGGGACCATTGAGCAATGTTTCCTGGAGCTTTGCGCCGTTCTCCGGCGGGAAGGCCCCTGTTCCTCCTGCCGCCGCTCCGGCGCGCAGAAGGTAGAGTGGAGAGTGAGCGGCGGGATTAGTGGACAGAATGGACTTCATGGACAGGATGGACACCATTTTCTTTCTTCTATTCTGTCCTTTCAGTCCACACGGTCCATGACGTCCATCTTCTCCGGAGACTGCCATTTCCTTACACAGCAGGGCCGTTCCGGACAATGCCGGAACGGCCCTGGCGGTGCGGAGAGCGGATAATCTCCACTCTCAACTCTCAAACCTCAACTCTTCTTAAAAGTCATACCGGTAGCCCACGCTTCCGTTCACCGAGTTGGCCCCGTCACGGAAGTCAGCATTGCCATTGACGAACACCGTTCCCTGCGTTCCCACCGGCACGCTCAACCCGGCTCCGATCTGGAGGGCCGTCGTTCCTACCTTGGCTCCCCTCACCGTCTGCGTGTAGCCGGGATTGGACAGGAAGCCTATATTGGTTTCTCCGCGGCGGTCGCCCATGTCCTGGGCCACGTTGGCGCGGAACTCCACCAGAGCCTCACGGCCAAAGATGTTGCTTCCCGCCAGCCCCATCCAGCGGCCGCCCAGCGCCACCGTTCCCGTCGTCCAGTCCTGCTTGCCTACATTCAGGCCCGCGTTCCCCGCTCCCGTTTCCGTGTAGCCGTCCATGCTGGTTTTGACGATGGAGGCGTTGAACAGAGGCTGGAAGACACTGCTCTTGTCTTCATTGAGGTACACGTCGTAAGTCAGCTCATACATCGCTCCAAAGCCCCACCCGTTGGTGTTGCCATTAGCGTCATAGCTTCCGGCGCCGTAATCCACCGTGCGGTTGAGCTTGGCGTCGTTCCAGCCCCCCGTCAGGATCAATGTGTGGGCCCACCGCTTGCTCTGGTAGCGGCCGAAGAGGTTGGCGTAGTAGCTGTCCAGGTGGCCGTCCGCCGTGTCCGCCGCGCTGGCCGTCAGGTCACCGTAGTTGGCCGTGAAGGCCGCTCCCATGGTGAAGTGGTCGCTGAGGTCCACGTCCATGCCCACGGTGCCGCCCCAGGTGGTGAGCTGGTAGCCGCTTTCATCCCCCTTGGTGTCCAGCTTGGCGTAGGAGCCCGTGCCTTCCATCCACATGTGGAAGTAGGGGAGGTCTTCGTTGATGTAGGCGGGGTTGACGCCCATGAGGGTGGTGCGGTTCCTGATCCAGCCCATCTGGTCGCGCAGGGCGTCCTTCTGGGCCGTGCCCAGCGCGTTGACCGTGCTGCCTGCCGCCGCCGCCAGCTTGCGGGTGGCGGAGTTCATGTCTCCGTTTTCCATATCCCGTGCAATGGAGTCGGAAATCAGGTAGAGAT containing:
- a CDS encoding AsmA-like C-terminal region-containing protein, whose amino-acid sequence is MAQRTFMRWIKGLVPTVIILLCAVVLGCICYVAIWGAPSFVVQRVEQALLEKGIPVHIETLKISLWPRAVVTLKDVSLLDPESPPEARRSVALLHEADVALNWKELIDGNVSPERLNVKGLDISLPVDAEKPERVFSTTGLNAELDLGRPDMVDIVKADAVVQGIRVTAQGAFSIGQGESGDFTLTAGDMAAVREQLNQVLKYLDRVKWPEEAPPALAVILSDDPKGGVRVGMDLQAPSLRYGKIRVKDFQFSGDYADSVIMAKRFTMRDAETAGFVNLSLQADLKKRSLIWDVRSTAPLVSWAVAIVDEALVPREMKFLSEPHVQVSGRVVFTENWEGVEHVNMMGSGSMGAFSVLGEKFQRASCDFSYEDGNFYVTDLDIRHPGGSFSGKVMGVDGEIKVDVHSTLPMHAMLDMARSIAPEDVKLPPTLEIKGDPELKVYGTVDMGRGWKGPLRVDRLQVEAAVTDISYQGVEFATASARGELIGRSINVTGLDLAREDGHVKLEGSYLGTDLVFTLESDLKPELLVALGGNLVPVPEKLKLPEKAVLRVHGRLDMPEGKPVEPTLVRARISAENLAWNKIPVKTANVEVEYRPNQLFVQNCRIELEKGVFELFANGFLDGQMFVMGQSTVPLETIDHLLGMKDDDFFMSRFVFRKDSGLELSFQGTLGLYNLEKAYDIQATVSATNTRYKGVDLKSARADAHLVTDQLVLTNVTTVVSNGGYLSSAGLSGGPSECTLKAKSIDFRFVQDTVEVLGMEGQAYPGYTMRMFSDSAAEVLKEFVFTRPVTLSGGGMFPMGDDMKLMKGRIRFDASAGRVRYPLLGTTLDLGRATGEILISPEWVVVDKLKGTIWDGSFTGRVLAQIDKGDALNGSFVLQDMNLTSIGRSYGEKMEKATVHGAIEFSSQGGNMNSIQAKGEAALVHGDLVEIPLFGFLGEALSNYIPGLGHLINYKITRADCDFSIEKGYIRTSNFVARGSNMSLEGGGWIRLADLQVNSDFKLRLRGLPGLITSPVFLLAGGLFQVRGTGPLSNVSWSFAPFSGGKAPVPPAAAPARRR